One Pseudomonadota bacterium genomic window, CAGCTATAAAATCTACATCGTATGTCCTTGATAATTCACCAACAACATCTCTTCCAACTTCTATAGACTTCCCCTTATGGCGTATATATCTGTTTTCCAGAATGTTTCCTGCCTGATTCAACACGACAATGCTTACACTCACAGAACCAATATCAATACCTATTCTGTGCATTATTGAACTACCCCCTCATAATATATAAAGGTTTTGATTTTAAAAGTTTCTTGTGTTAATTATACTCTAATCAACAAAAATATCAATGATGAAAAGGGTTCATATATTAGTGAGCGGAATAGTCCAAGGCGTATTTTTCAGACACAATACCATGAAAAAGGCTAATGAATTAGATTTAAAAGGATGGGTTAGGAACCTAAGGGATGGAGGGGTAGAACTCCGATGTGAAGGTAATGATGACGACGTGGATAAAATGATTGAATGGTGTAAAAAGGGGCCACAGG contains:
- a CDS encoding acylphosphatase; protein product: MMKRVHILVSGIVQGVFFRHNTMKKANELDLKGWVRNLRDGGVELRCEGNDDDVDKMIEWCKKGPQGAYVEKVDVKWEDYAGEFKAFQIIY